The Agromyces hippuratus genome has a window encoding:
- a CDS encoding DUF389 domain-containing protein, whose amino-acid sequence MGCRSAARRTPRPLIRAARPPGHPLATSHPLTEFIWEPGPLSYVVGFLAGIAGVLSLTSAKSGALIGVLISVTTIPADAAIAIGIAAGEWGRPAAPPCSCSSTSSPSSRAGC is encoded by the coding sequence GTGGGGTGTCGATCGGCTGCTCGACGGACTCCTCGCCCGCTGATCCGCGCGGCGCGTCCTCCGGGGCATCCGCTCGCGACGAGTCATCCGCTCACCGAGTTCATCTGGGAGCCCGGCCCGCTCAGCTACGTGGTCGGCTTCCTCGCCGGCATCGCCGGGGTGCTCTCGCTGACCTCGGCGAAGTCGGGCGCGCTCATCGGCGTGCTCATCTCGGTCACCACGATCCCCGCGGACGCCGCGATCGCGATCGGCATCGCCGCCGGCGAGTGGGGCCGGCCGGCAGCGCCGCCCTGCAGCTGTTCATCAACCTCGTCGCCATCATCACGGGCGGGGTGCTGA
- a CDS encoding SLC13 family permease translates to MDPVATTLVILALAIIAFMSNRVPLGIVAIGVSVALWLTGILDLGQALAGFGDPTVIFIAALFVVSESLDSTGVTAWAGQQVIGRAGTKRGPLLLVVCLLVAAVTALISVNGAVAALIPVVVVVATRAGIAPSQMLMPLAFSAHAGSLLALTGTPVNIIVSEAAADAGARPFGFFEFGLVGVPLVVGTLLIISLLGRRLLPERAATSLPQDVSAHARTLREQYHLPEGTELIGVREGATEVVVAPRSSLIGLHLFPGMCTPSGDLVVLAVQRGGEDLIGPDALLQAGDTLLVTGPWGELERNTAGPDVLVVDEPATMRRSVPLGTGAKRAIVILAAMVVLLATGLVPPAIAGLAAASALVLTRVVSPTQAYRSISWTTVVLVAGMIPLSTAFISTGTADLIAGGLLGLVGDASPYFALFAICALTMVLGQLISNTATVLIVAPVAVVVAADLGVSVLPFMMALTVAGAASFLTPVATPANTMVLEPGGYRFGDYWRLGLPLLLLFLVVAVFFVPFVWPF, encoded by the coding sequence ATGGACCCCGTCGCGACCACGCTCGTCATCCTGGCGCTCGCGATCATCGCGTTCATGTCGAACCGCGTGCCGCTCGGCATCGTCGCGATCGGCGTCTCGGTGGCCCTGTGGCTCACCGGCATCCTCGATCTCGGACAGGCGCTCGCCGGATTCGGCGACCCCACGGTGATCTTCATCGCCGCCCTCTTCGTCGTGAGCGAGTCGCTCGATTCGACGGGCGTCACGGCGTGGGCGGGCCAGCAGGTGATCGGCCGGGCCGGCACGAAGCGAGGGCCGCTGCTGCTCGTCGTGTGCCTGCTGGTCGCGGCCGTCACCGCGCTCATCAGCGTCAACGGGGCGGTGGCCGCACTCATCCCCGTGGTGGTCGTCGTCGCCACCCGCGCCGGCATCGCGCCCTCGCAGATGCTCATGCCGCTCGCCTTCTCGGCGCACGCCGGGTCGCTGCTCGCCCTCACCGGCACGCCGGTGAACATCATCGTCAGCGAGGCGGCAGCCGATGCCGGCGCGCGCCCGTTCGGCTTCTTCGAGTTCGGCCTCGTGGGGGTGCCGCTCGTGGTCGGTACGCTGCTCATCATCTCCCTGCTCGGGCGTCGCCTGCTGCCCGAGCGGGCCGCGACGAGCCTGCCGCAGGACGTCAGCGCGCACGCCCGCACGCTGCGCGAGCAGTACCACCTGCCCGAGGGCACCGAGCTCATCGGCGTGCGCGAGGGGGCGACCGAGGTCGTCGTGGCACCGCGCTCGTCGCTCATCGGACTGCATCTGTTCCCGGGCATGTGCACGCCGAGTGGCGATCTCGTCGTGCTCGCCGTGCAGCGCGGCGGTGAAGACCTGATCGGCCCCGACGCGTTGCTGCAGGCCGGGGACACGCTGCTCGTCACCGGCCCGTGGGGCGAGCTCGAGCGCAACACCGCCGGCCCCGACGTGCTCGTCGTCGACGAGCCGGCGACGATGCGCCGCTCGGTTCCGCTCGGCACCGGCGCGAAGCGCGCGATCGTGATCCTCGCGGCGATGGTGGTGCTGCTCGCCACGGGGCTCGTGCCGCCGGCGATCGCAGGGCTCGCCGCGGCATCCGCTCTCGTGCTCACCAGGGTCGTCAGCCCGACGCAGGCCTACCGCAGCATCTCGTGGACGACGGTCGTGCTCGTGGCCGGCATGATCCCGCTGTCGACGGCGTTCATCTCGACCGGTACGGCCGACCTCATCGCCGGGGGCCTCCTCGGTCTCGTGGGCGACGCCTCGCCGTACTTCGCGCTGTTCGCGATCTGCGCGCTGACGATGGTGCTCGGTCAGCTCATCTCGAACACGGCGACGGTGCTCATCGTGGCGCCCGTCGCGGTCGTCGTCGCCGCCGACCTCGGGGTCTCGGTGCTGCCGTTCATGATGGCGCTCACGGTCGCGGGGGCGGCGTCGTTCCTCACGCCCGTCGCGACGCCGGCGAACACCATGGTGCTCGAGCCCGGCGGCTACCGCTTCGGCGACTACTGGCGGCTCGGGTTGCCGCTGCTCCTGCTGTTCCTCGTCGTCGCGGTGTTCTTCGTGCCGTTCGTCTGGCCGTTCTGA
- a CDS encoding carbohydrate kinase family protein: protein MSTEAPVTAPARVTVIGDALIDELRDPRGAREFVGGAALNVAVGLALLGEDVTLVAMLGDDEPATRIRSFLRDYGVRLVESPSEHGTSRAVSDRTDGEPRYEFNEAAQRRSIRFDDATRAAIDEADLVVVSCFPFDDAEQAAELRAAIARPGERLAIDGNPRAGMLHDREAFLANFTAAARDAMLVKVGDEDAELLLGAPLAEFVEQLRAPSTREAESGAASDAAPARTPAVLATAGREGAELHAGDAAVHAGIVDLPGAVVDTMGAGDATLSAVVHHLAVHGVPSDASDWAAALESAMAIAAATVRHEGALLRVPAHPSEGGS, encoded by the coding sequence ATGTCGACCGAGGCACCCGTCACCGCCCCCGCTCGCGTGACCGTCATCGGCGACGCGCTCATCGACGAGCTGCGCGACCCGCGCGGCGCCCGCGAGTTCGTCGGCGGCGCCGCCCTCAACGTCGCGGTCGGACTCGCCCTCCTCGGCGAAGACGTGACGCTCGTCGCGATGCTCGGCGACGACGAGCCGGCCACGCGCATCCGCTCGTTCCTGCGCGACTACGGCGTGCGCCTGGTCGAGAGCCCCTCGGAGCACGGCACGTCGCGGGCCGTCTCCGATCGCACCGACGGCGAGCCGCGATACGAGTTCAACGAGGCCGCGCAGCGGCGCAGCATCCGCTTCGACGACGCGACCCGTGCCGCGATCGACGAGGCCGACCTCGTGGTCGTCAGCTGCTTCCCGTTCGACGACGCCGAGCAGGCGGCCGAACTGCGCGCCGCGATCGCGCGCCCGGGCGAACGGCTCGCGATCGACGGCAACCCGCGTGCGGGCATGCTGCACGACCGCGAGGCGTTCCTCGCGAACTTCACCGCCGCGGCCCGTGACGCGATGCTCGTGAAGGTCGGCGACGAGGATGCCGAGCTGCTGCTCGGCGCTCCCCTGGCGGAGTTCGTCGAGCAGCTCCGGGCGCCGTCGACTCGCGAAGCCGAGAGCGGGGCCGCATCGGATGCCGCGCCGGCGCGCACCCCGGCCGTGCTCGCGACCGCGGGCCGCGAGGGCGCGGAGCTGCATGCGGGCGACGCGGCGGTGCATGCCGGCATCGTCGACCTGCCTGGCGCGGTCGTCGACACCATGGGGGCCGGGGACGCCACGCTCTCCGCGGTCGTGCACCACCTCGCGGTGCACGGCGTGCCCAGCGACGCGAGCGACTGGGCCGCCGCACTCGAGTCGGCGATGGCGATCGCCGCAGCCACCGTGCGCCACGAGGGCGCGCTGCTGCGGGTTCCCGCGCATCCGTCGGAGGGCGGGAGCTGA
- a CDS encoding GNAT family N-acetyltransferase, whose product MPDPFVIRPAAIADAPGIARVHWRSHQTTYVEPGRVARDKVEGWTYADRIRAWTTNLAIANDVYPPPEGFHRMGIWVAEVGGEHGGEVVGWANTSTGRDSDGPRALELEGLYVLDEFHGGGVGQALLDTAVGDRPAYLWALADNPRAHAFYRRNGFELDGTSKVDDFWQVHEVRFVR is encoded by the coding sequence ATGCCCGATCCGTTCGTCATCCGTCCCGCCGCCATCGCCGACGCCCCCGGCATCGCCCGCGTGCACTGGCGCAGCCACCAGACGACGTACGTCGAGCCCGGCCGCGTGGCGCGCGACAAGGTCGAGGGGTGGACGTACGCCGACCGCATCAGGGCCTGGACGACGAACCTCGCGATCGCGAACGACGTGTACCCGCCGCCCGAGGGGTTCCATCGCATGGGCATCTGGGTCGCCGAGGTCGGGGGCGAGCACGGCGGCGAGGTCGTCGGATGGGCGAACACCAGCACCGGTCGCGACTCCGACGGGCCGCGCGCGCTCGAGCTCGAGGGCCTCTACGTGCTCGACGAGTTCCATGGCGGAGGTGTCGGGCAGGCGCTGCTCGACACGGCCGTCGGCGATCGACCGGCCTACCTGTGGGCGCTCGCCGACAACCCGAGGGCGCACGCGTTCTACCGACGCAACGGGTTCGAGCTCGACGGCACCTCGAAGGTCGACGACTTCTGGCAGGTGCACGAGGTGCGGTTCGTGCGCTGA
- a CDS encoding TetR/AcrR family transcriptional regulator — protein sequence MKPGPRRSVSQVDIVDAAFEILEQKGFAAVSVRGVAAALGLTPTAIYTYFPSKNALLRAMVEELLSDLDLDAAADPAVAWRDRVHALAAALRARLAEHTGAMVLVTSGPLDGRHALGLNETLIVGFAAEGMSQDDAARAAYAVRAHVLGVAALDAAERVDEVETAADTSTAGALWSDAASHPLTEATAHLVAAGADPSAFTWGVDRLLDGLLAR from the coding sequence ATGAAACCCGGACCGAGGCGCAGCGTCAGCCAGGTCGACATCGTCGATGCGGCGTTCGAGATCCTCGAGCAGAAGGGCTTCGCCGCCGTCTCCGTACGCGGCGTCGCCGCGGCGCTCGGCCTCACGCCCACGGCGATCTACACCTACTTCCCATCGAAGAACGCGCTGCTGCGCGCGATGGTCGAGGAGCTCCTCTCCGACCTCGATCTCGACGCAGCGGCCGACCCCGCCGTCGCCTGGCGCGACCGGGTGCACGCGCTCGCCGCGGCCCTGCGGGCACGGCTCGCCGAGCACACCGGCGCGATGGTGCTCGTCACGAGCGGCCCCCTCGACGGGCGGCACGCGCTGGGCCTCAACGAGACGCTCATCGTCGGCTTCGCGGCCGAGGGGATGTCGCAGGACGACGCGGCTCGTGCCGCCTACGCCGTGCGCGCCCACGTGCTCGGGGTGGCCGCCCTCGACGCGGCCGAGCGGGTCGACGAGGTCGAGACCGCCGCCGACACGTCGACGGCCGGCGCGTTGTGGTCGGATGCCGCGAGCCACCCGCTGACCGAGGCGACGGCGCACCTCGTCGCAGCCGGCGCCGATCCCTCGGCGTTCACGTGGGGTGTCGATCGGCTGCTCGACGGACTCCTCGCCCGCTGA